Part of the Streptococcaceae bacterium ESL0687 genome is shown below.
GGTCCAATCCCACTTCCAACTGACCGTTCGCTATACACAGTAATTCGTGCGACTCACAAATACAAAGATAGCCGTGAACAATTCGAAATGCGCACACACAAACGCTTAATCGATATCATCGAACCAACACAAAAAACTGTTGATGCATTGATGAAACTTGATTTACCAAGCGGTGTAAACATCGAAATTAAACTTTAAGAAAGGGAACTCTAATGACAAAAGGAATCTTAGGGAAAAAAGTGGGAATGACCCAAATCTTCACTGAGTCTGGTGAATTAATCCCAGTTACTGTCATCGAAGCAACTCCAAACGTTGTTCTTCAAGTTAAAACTGTTGAAACTGACGGTTACGAAGCAACTCAGGTTGGTTTTGATGACAAACGTGAAGTTTTGAGTAACAAACCTGCCAAAGGTCATGTTGCTAAAGCAAACACGGCTCCTAAGCGCTTCATCCGTGAATTTAAAGGTATTGAAGGCTTAGAAGTTGGATCAGAAATCACTGTTGATACATTCGCAGCTGGAGATATCGTTGATGTCACAGGTACGACTAAAGGTAAAGGTTTCCAAGGTGTTATTAAACGTCATGGACAATCACGTGGACCAATGGCTCACGGATCTCGTTACCACCGTCGTCCAGGGTCAATGGGTCC
Proteins encoded:
- the rpsJ gene encoding 30S ribosomal protein S10; translated protein: MANKKIRIRLKAYEHRILDQAAEKIVETTKRTGAQVSGPIPLPTDRSLYTVIRATHKYKDSREQFEMRTHKRLIDIIEPTQKTVDALMKLDLPSGVNIEIKL
- the rplC gene encoding 50S ribosomal protein L3, which encodes MTKGILGKKVGMTQIFTESGELIPVTVIEATPNVVLQVKTVETDGYEATQVGFDDKREVLSNKPAKGHVAKANTAPKRFIREFKGIEGLEVGSEITVDTFAAGDIVDVTGTTKGKGFQGVIKRHGQSRGPMAHGSRYHRRPGSMGPVAPNRVFKNKHLAGRMGGNRVTIQNLEIAQVVPEKNVILVKGNVPGAKKSLITIKTAVKSAK